A region of the Chaetodon trifascialis isolate fChaTrf1 chromosome 7, fChaTrf1.hap1, whole genome shotgun sequence genome:
acaattacatCATGACATACATTCAGAATCACTGAGGATGAAAAACAATAAAGCCTTTTCCACTTCTGTCACTGAACGCTCCATCACTGAATGCCCCCGGACGTGCCCAAAGTTGACCGATAGACAGCACAATCTGCCGGAAACCACAATTCTGTACTGATGTAGCAAGAGGACCTGACGCCTCATCCCTTTTCTGTATATTTTAGGTAGAACAATACTCACGAGGAATATTAATTGACCCAGGGATGGCGCCGAACTCCCTGAGCTCCCAGGGCTCTCTGACATCTATCACGACAGACTTCCCGCCAGCCAGGAGCTCCTTCAGCTGGTTATAATTCACATGTGTGGCTGGTGGCCCTGAAGTGAACCTGCGGAGCAGCAACTCTGTAGCcgaaagcaaaacaaataaacatgtgaCAATATGAACTATTTCAAAACGTGACAGTGACTAACAAGCCACAGGCAGCAGACAAGCTAGCAAATGAATATAACAGTACATGTAAAACTCACTTTTGTAACCGGGTTGAGAGCTGTCAAGGGTGGACGCTGAGCGTCGTCCTCCCGGGACGGAAGCTACAGGGGGGACCGTACTGTTCCATAACAGACGAGGGGCAGCCCCTGTATACCGCCAACACCCTCTGAGAGCCATATGTGATCGATACACCTAATGTCAACAGACCCCCGTAAACACGCAGTAATGCAGCGTACGTGAGACGACAGTTACGTTCGCTCTGTTCACGCTCAGTTACGGTGACTTGCGCGTGCGCAGAAGTGTGGATCGTCTAGAGGACGACTTCCTGTCAAACGGAAAGTCATTAATGATTCAAAGGTCAAACCAAAATGAACATAATTGACTGGTATATGCACTAACCTCCAACCATTGCTCTAATTAATTGACGAAGTACATGATGCATTCGTCGGAAAGTCAGAAAAATTAAAACCATACGACTCTGTACATCTGAACATCGACTTATGAACAGTTCACAAAATACATCCATGCCCCGTGCCGTCAGGTGTAGTTTCACCAACCTTACATATGGtctctgtaaataaaacattataACAAACTCAGTCTAAGTAGCTGTAAGTGTATTTTAAAACGCTGAACAACCCCTTGAAAGCCTCGGGACCCGTGACGCTTGCCATGTTTAATGAGATTTTCCATtgtccctgaatgcagcattagGCCAAACTGAGCTGCCGTAGTGCGTCACATGTTGACTTGGGTTTGCTAGTTGATGCTACCGAAAGATTTACAAAATTTACAAAGTCAAAGGCAGAAACGAGGAACTACTGGGATAACTGTTGTGTTGTTGTCCGCAATCTGTACTTTTGCTTTGAAATGACGTAACATCTCCTTGTATTGTTGGATAAAACACACCTgttaatgttttctttattctgaCAAGCTAATGTAGCTAGCCTGTTTGCTAGCCAAGAAGAGTTGACATCTCAGCGTTGGCTTCAGGTTAGCTAACATTGTCAACATAGGAGCTAAATTAAAGAGGTGAGTTCATAACGCTTTTTCGTTAAATCTTACTGTGGATACGTTCTTCAATCATTGTTTACAATCCTTTGATAAACGACAGAAGGCCTTTCATGCTCTGCTAAATATGAGAACCGGGGCTATTTCAAGCTTCGGAACAGTGTCATTACCCATTACTAGGTAACGTtagttatcattaatataatatCACCTTTTTTCTGACCGGCTCTGTTTATTCTCAGTGACATGCTTTGCAGTCCGTAAGCACTTAGGCCGTTACACGTTATCTGTTGTTTTGGCTCAGTGCCCTTGTACAATGGTTTCGAAATGGTAATCTGAATGGAGATAAGTGACTTTTAGTCTTAAGGATGCTTCAGCGCGGTCGCATGTATGTTGTGTGAACAATGTATGAGCAgtttcaaacatgcacacaaacaggcaatGTCGGCTCACAGTCATTGATGACATTTAAATCCTCTCTGCTGGAGTACAAATGCAAGACATCAGTAATATTTCACTATACAAATACTTCTCGCTTAACTGTAGCAAGTATTCAAAGTATTGTGTGCCTTAATAAGTAAAGACTAAGAGTAAGGCTAGTTCAAGCTGTACCACGTTTAAGTATCAAAGTTGTTTTGAGGTAATTCTGTGTCGTAACACCTGTGTTGGTCCTCCATCTTCCCATCCAGAGCTCCAGATGCGGCTAAAGGACCCCTTCTCTTTGAAAGCCGCCGACATGACTAAGCGGACTAATAAACCTAGGAAACCTCGAGATGAGGAGTCATCAGATGAAGTCAGTGGTAAGTCACTGAAGCAGTACAagacaccagacagacagacagacagacaagttaATGCTGTGAGGTTCTAAATTGGAGTCCTAGCACAGCGGATAGTACATGGGACTAACTCCTTACTTATGCTCAAAAAGCAAGGTATATATTTAAGACACACAGCTTTACTTTTTGCAAAAAATTTCATCAAGTGATTTACAGAGCACCTTCATCCACGACCCATGTTAGCACTGGAAACACAACATTGGTTTTAACCGCAACAGTAATtatatttttgtcctttttgtctgttttttggaACTATGAAGTTTAAGAAATTTGTCCTACTAGACCGGGACATTAAACTGTGTATTGATGAAGCCCCATGACACTAGTGGAATTTCTTTTGCAATAAATAGGACTGTCACAATTTGGAAACTTTAGTTGTCCAGGGTTCCATCCACAATCTAGTGCTAAACCAATTATACAGAAAAACAgtaaagaaaatgcaaaaaaaaaaaaaaaa
Encoded here:
- the tstd3 gene encoding thiosulfate sulfurtransferase/rhodanese-like domain-containing protein 3, with product MALRGCWRYTGAAPRLLWNSTVPPVASVPGGRRSASTLDSSQPGYKKLLLRRFTSGPPATHVNYNQLKELLAGGKSVVIDVREPWELREFGAIPGSINIPLGQLNTALQLGPGEFKEKYGGEMPKQTDNIVFSCLAGIRSKKALDAAALLGYKDIRHYPGGWEDWVNNEQQK